In the Paenibacillus pabuli genome, one interval contains:
- a CDS encoding MarR family transcriptional regulator, with protein sequence MDQEQTDLRYIYGLFIKLLHQKEQKDDQENLFFMNIIRKTLSSDAAMNMTDVHVIACIGEHEPINLTSIAERMELSKGNTSKVAHKLLKQGWIRKTQLNDNKKEIYFRLTSPGKKLFHVHADLHEKIENQFLRFLGEYNKMELEFLKRFVLDLTRFYEQLDTRSLIEDLEEESDPTENKI encoded by the coding sequence ATGGATCAGGAACAGACGGATCTGCGTTACATTTATGGATTGTTTATTAAGCTCTTGCATCAAAAAGAACAAAAGGATGACCAGGAAAATCTATTTTTCATGAATATTATTCGCAAGACTCTGTCATCAGACGCAGCTATGAACATGACGGATGTGCATGTGATTGCGTGTATTGGGGAACACGAACCCATTAATCTGACCTCCATAGCTGAACGAATGGAGCTGAGCAAGGGCAACACCTCCAAAGTGGCCCATAAACTGCTGAAGCAAGGATGGATTCGTAAAACACAGTTAAATGACAACAAAAAGGAAATTTATTTCCGGTTAACATCACCAGGCAAAAAGCTGTTTCATGTCCATGCCGATCTGCACGAGAAGATTGAAAATCAATTCCTCCGTTTTCTGGGGGAATATAACAAAATGGAGCTTGAATTTTTAAAGAGATTTGTGCTGGATTTGACACGTTTCTATGAGCAGTTGGATACTCGAAGTTTAATTGAGGACCTGGAGGAAGAGAGTGATCCGACAGAGAACAAAATTTGA